One Patescibacteria group bacterium genomic region harbors:
- a CDS encoding ribonuclease J → MSKDDLKSRPLTAQDLGFTKPNNQAGQAKQATPASAGSASSSPTATPSSATTEQSRDASKPTPAGNAGRNPHNKNQKFQRPRNNNNRRFDKRPTQYAVGSFNQNGKPTDTRPVIAAPVGMSKIDAGKLKIVPLGGLGQIGKNLMALEYENDIIIMDMGFTFPNEDQPGIDLVVPDITYLEERKHKIRGIVITHAHEDHVGGIPFLLPKIPAPIYAAKFTIKFIERKLEEYHLDFKPELHTINQDTHDKIQLGVFTVEFIRINHSIPDACALAIHTPVGTIINTGDWRFEEQPLDGKLSDKGRLKEIGDEGVALLMCDSTNCENPGRTPSETEIIKTLDEIMVRNYNKRVIISSFGSQITRMQIIINAVEKAHRKLVVAGRSMVNNLELSVKLGYVKVPPGLIVKAQDMKSYQDSQLAVLTTGSQGEEFSALQRMGRGEHRDVKLKEGDIVVLSASMIPGNEKSIFGMVDNLFRWGAYVYQDGTKAIDDLGIFHISGHANVDEVKEMIELVRPKYYLPIHGELHHMKHNAKIALDMGYDPKNVFVVENGQTLEMDKEVIKLGKKVQTGEVLIDGAGIGDVQEIVLKDRLAMSSDGVFMVVATVDKKTGKLVTSPDIISRGFIYVKDNADILNNSRKIVKNIFANKSPGVPASSPIFKARMRDELSNYLYKITKRNPIVLPVVIEV, encoded by the coding sequence ATGTCAAAAGATGATTTAAAAAGCCGTCCACTAACGGCTCAAGACCTAGGTTTTACAAAACCTAACAACCAAGCAGGCCAAGCCAAACAAGCCACTCCGGCCTCCGCTGGCTCAGCCTCAAGTTCGCCAACTGCCACCCCTAGTTCTGCAACCACAGAGCAGTCGAGGGATGCCTCAAAGCCCACACCGGCAGGTAATGCAGGGCGTAATCCTCATAACAAAAACCAAAAGTTCCAACGGCCCCGTAATAATAACAATAGACGCTTCGATAAGCGCCCGACTCAGTATGCCGTCGGTAGTTTCAATCAAAACGGTAAGCCAACTGACACCAGGCCAGTCATAGCCGCTCCAGTAGGTATGAGCAAGATAGACGCTGGAAAGCTCAAGATTGTCCCGCTTGGTGGCCTTGGCCAGATTGGTAAAAATCTAATGGCCCTAGAGTACGAAAATGACATTATCATTATGGATATGGGCTTTACTTTCCCGAACGAAGACCAGCCTGGAATTGACTTAGTAGTCCCAGATATTACCTATCTAGAGGAGCGCAAGCACAAGATCCGTGGAATCGTCATTACACATGCCCACGAAGACCATGTCGGTGGTATTCCATTCTTACTACCTAAGATCCCGGCCCCTATTTACGCCGCTAAATTTACCATTAAGTTTATAGAGCGCAAACTTGAAGAGTACCATCTAGATTTTAAGCCCGAACTACACACTATAAATCAAGACACTCATGATAAAATCCAACTCGGTGTATTCACGGTAGAGTTTATACGCATAAATCATTCTATCCCCGACGCCTGTGCGTTGGCGATCCACACTCCTGTTGGTACAATCATCAACACCGGCGATTGGCGCTTCGAAGAACAGCCATTAGACGGCAAGCTATCTGATAAGGGTAGATTAAAGGAAATAGGCGATGAAGGCGTTGCACTTTTGATGTGCGATTCCACGAACTGTGAAAATCCTGGCCGTACTCCATCAGAAACAGAAATAATCAAAACGCTTGATGAGATTATGGTGCGTAATTATAACAAGCGTGTAATAATTTCTTCATTCGGAAGTCAGATTACGCGAATGCAAATTATAATTAATGCTGTCGAAAAAGCCCATCGTAAGCTGGTTGTTGCTGGTCGAAGTATGGTTAATAACCTTGAGCTTTCCGTAAAGCTTGGCTATGTCAAAGTCCCACCAGGGCTTATCGTTAAGGCTCAGGATATGAAGAGCTACCAAGATAGTCAATTAGCCGTACTTACTACAGGCTCACAGGGTGAAGAATTCTCGGCGCTGCAACGCATGGGCAGAGGCGAACACCGTGATGTTAAATTGAAAGAAGGCGATATTGTGGTACTTTCTGCCTCAATGATCCCAGGCAATGAAAAGTCCATTTTTGGCATGGTGGATAATCTATTCCGCTGGGGTGCTTATGTTTATCAGGATGGAACCAAAGCGATTGATGATTTGGGCATATTCCATATCTCAGGGCACGCTAATGTTGATGAGGTTAAGGAGATGATCGAGCTAGTTCGACCGAAGTATTATTTGCCAATCCACGGCGAGCTTCATCATATGAAGCACAATGCTAAAATTGCGCTCGACATGGGCTATGACCCTAAAAATGTATTCGTAGTAGAAAATGGCCAAACTTTAGAAATGGACAAAGAAGTAATTAAGCTTGGCAAGAAAGTCCAGACGGGCGAAGTGTTGATCGACGGAGCTGGTATTGGCGATGTCCAAGAAATCGTTCTTAAGGATCGATTGGCTATGAGTAGCGATGGTGTCTTTATGGTGGTTGCCACGGTCGATAAAAAAACCGGCAAGCTAGTCACTAGCCCAGACATTATTAGCCGAGGCTTCATTTATGTCAAAGACAACGCTGATATACTAAATAATTCGCGTAAGATTGTTAAAAACATTTTTGCCAATAAAAGCCCGGGGGTTCCTGCTAGCTCTCCTATATTCAAGGCTCGTATGCGCGATGAACTTAGTAACTATCTCTACAAAATAACTAAGCGTAATCCAATCGTATTGCCGGTTGTTATCGAGGTTTAG
- the aqpZ gene encoding aquaporin Z: MKPYIAEALGTAILVLGGCGTAVLAANKVGVLGVSLAFGLSLLIMAYVIGHISGAHINPAVTIGLASIKKFDWNKVPGYITAQIIGGILGGLVIYVIATHTPGFVLSAQTFAVNGWGELSPTGVGIRTVFFTEIVMTALLVFAVASTTDKKFTPGFGGIAAGFMLALVHMISIPVDNTSVNPARSMGVAIFVGGQATSQLWLFFVAPIIGGIIGAFAYKYISDTK, encoded by the coding sequence TTGAAGCCATACATTGCAGAGGCGCTTGGCACAGCTATTCTAGTTCTGGGCGGTTGCGGTACGGCTGTACTAGCTGCAAACAAAGTTGGAGTTTTGGGTGTATCACTAGCATTTGGCTTATCGTTACTAATTATGGCCTATGTGATTGGGCATATTTCTGGCGCGCATATTAACCCAGCCGTTACAATCGGACTGGCATCTATTAAGAAGTTCGATTGGAACAAAGTTCCAGGTTATATCACCGCACAAATTATTGGCGGGATACTTGGAGGGCTGGTTATATATGTAATCGCCACCCATACACCAGGGTTCGTGCTGTCTGCGCAGACTTTTGCTGTTAATGGCTGGGGCGAGCTATCACCAACAGGAGTGGGCATACGAACTGTATTCTTTACTGAGATCGTCATGACGGCACTTTTGGTCTTTGCGGTTGCATCGACTACCGATAAGAAATTCACACCAGGCTTTGGCGGAATAGCGGCTGGCTTTATGCTGGCGCTTGTTCATATGATCAGTATTCCTGTCGATAATACTTCGGTAAATCCTGCCCGTAGTATGGGTGTCGCCATTTTTGTTGGCGGTCAGGCCACAAGCCAGCTTTGGCTGTTTTTTGTAGCACCGATTATCGGTGGTATTATTGGAGCCTTTGCTTACAAATACATCTCGGATACAAAATAA
- a CDS encoding uracil-DNA glycosylase, translated as MDLKQKRRELDIIAKSITNRDIDIKIAQNCQNPVPGEGDPNAKLMFIGEAPGAQEDKLGKPFIGASGRFLDEMLEGIGMKRKDVFITNIVKFRPPKNRDPKPSEIKACLPSLLAQVEVISPLLIVFLGRHSMNVFFPNLKIGQVHGEHIEARVKFSSKLIIEGTFLPLYHPAAALYNGSMRQVLIQDFTKIPKILELIS; from the coding sequence ATGGATCTTAAGCAAAAGAGACGCGAATTAGATATCATCGCCAAATCTATTACGAATCGTGATATAGATATCAAAATAGCCCAAAACTGCCAAAACCCCGTACCTGGCGAAGGAGATCCCAACGCCAAACTAATGTTTATAGGTGAAGCCCCAGGGGCTCAAGAAGACAAGCTAGGTAAGCCCTTTATCGGTGCTAGCGGTAGGTTTTTAGATGAGATGCTCGAAGGAATTGGTATGAAGCGAAAGGATGTATTCATTACTAATATCGTGAAGTTTCGACCTCCTAAAAATCGCGACCCCAAGCCCTCCGAAATCAAAGCCTGCCTCCCGAGCTTGCTCGCCCAAGTAGAAGTAATCAGCCCCTTGCTGATTGTATTTTTAGGCCGACATTCAATGAATGTATTTTTCCCAAATCTCAAGATAGGCCAAGTCCATGGCGAGCATATTGAGGCCAGGGTAAAATTTAGTAGTAAGCTTATAATCGAGGGCACATTTTTGCCGCTATATCACCCAGCCGCAGCCCTATATAATGGCTCCATGCGCCAGGTATTGATACAGGATTTTACAAAAATACCTAAAATATTAGAACTAATCAGTTAA
- the pnp gene encoding polyribonucleotide nucleotidyltransferase: MEIIHPFGGKTSRFETDFAGKKLIFETGNMAFRADGSVTVRCGDTMVLATAVVEPKPKPDTDFFPLLIDYEERWYASGKVSGSRYVKREGRPSDRAILTSRLIDRPIRPLFPKGYRNDVQVVVTVLSTDLQNEPDVIAIIAASTALMLAGTPFEGPVAAARIGQIDGKLVVNPTVSEQEGSNLNLTVAGTKEAILMVESIADEVSEDLILEGFELAIKEWQPVIDIQNKMIKELGIKTKEYELFVPSKEAEEKVYEYLSDRLGDRVRHADKTKRHEAIDELHDEVMAEFGILPNDVEDDGKKRYGHPDIEVVFEKIIDKEIRRSILEDSARPDNRKSTEIRPLSMQVGLIPRTHGSGLFTRGATQGLTLTTLAPAGAAQQIESMEEDTEKFYMHHYNFPSFSIGEARPMRSTSRREIGHGNLAERALLPVMPEKEDFPYTVRVVTEILSSAGSTSMAATCASTLSLMDAGVPIKSPVSGIAMGLMVNHSKPSEYVILSDIQDAEDFAGDMDFKVTGTAKGITALQMDIKLKGLSHEILTSALMQSKLGRSEILDAMLKVISKPREELSPFAPIITKLQIDPSKIREVIGKGGETIQRITSETGVDIDIEDSGLVMISGSDAGAAKVAKEMIESIVADPEVGRIYDGRVVKVMEFGAFVEILPGKEGMVHVSQIRDERVEDIHSELSEGDEVKVKLTEIDDRGRLNLSIKAAKQ, from the coding sequence ATGGAAATAATCCATCCCTTTGGAGGCAAAACATCTAGGTTTGAAACAGATTTTGCAGGTAAAAAATTAATATTTGAAACAGGCAATATGGCCTTTAGAGCCGATGGCTCAGTTACTGTAAGGTGTGGCGACACTATGGTTCTGGCGACAGCTGTTGTTGAACCTAAGCCAAAGCCAGATACCGATTTCTTCCCCCTGCTTATTGATTATGAGGAGCGCTGGTATGCTTCGGGCAAGGTTTCTGGATCTCGCTATGTGAAGCGCGAAGGCCGACCGTCGGATCGAGCAATCCTTACTTCTAGGCTGATAGACCGGCCGATTAGGCCACTATTTCCTAAAGGCTACCGCAATGATGTGCAGGTAGTGGTTACCGTACTGAGCACCGATCTTCAAAACGAGCCAGATGTAATCGCAATTATCGCTGCATCAACCGCCTTAATGTTGGCTGGTACACCTTTTGAAGGCCCAGTGGCGGCTGCCAGAATAGGCCAGATTGATGGCAAACTAGTAGTAAACCCTACAGTTAGCGAGCAGGAAGGTAGCAATTTGAATCTAACTGTTGCCGGTACGAAGGAAGCCATACTAATGGTGGAGTCTATTGCCGACGAAGTATCCGAGGATTTAATCCTCGAAGGCTTCGAACTGGCCATTAAAGAGTGGCAGCCAGTGATTGATATCCAAAATAAAATGATCAAGGAACTTGGTATTAAGACTAAGGAATATGAGCTATTTGTACCCAGTAAAGAAGCCGAAGAAAAGGTCTATGAGTATCTTTCAGATCGCCTAGGGGATCGAGTCCGACATGCCGATAAGACCAAGCGCCACGAAGCGATAGATGAGCTTCATGATGAAGTCATGGCTGAGTTTGGGATATTGCCTAATGATGTCGAGGATGATGGCAAAAAGCGCTATGGACATCCAGATATCGAGGTCGTATTTGAGAAAATCATAGATAAAGAGATTCGCCGATCTATCCTAGAGGACTCTGCTAGGCCTGATAATCGTAAGAGTACTGAAATACGACCCTTAAGCATGCAGGTGGGTTTAATCCCGCGCACCCACGGCAGCGGCTTGTTTACCAGGGGAGCAACACAAGGCTTAACACTCACGACCTTGGCTCCAGCTGGGGCAGCCCAGCAAATAGAGTCGATGGAAGAGGATACCGAAAAATTCTATATGCACCACTATAATTTTCCATCTTTCTCAATAGGCGAAGCTAGGCCAATGCGGTCAACTAGCCGCCGAGAAATAGGCCATGGTAATCTCGCCGAGCGAGCCCTTTTGCCAGTCATGCCCGAGAAGGAAGATTTCCCTTACACTGTCAGGGTGGTTACGGAGATACTAAGCAGTGCTGGGTCTACCTCTATGGCCGCAACTTGCGCCAGTACACTGAGCCTGATGGATGCAGGAGTTCCTATCAAGAGCCCAGTTAGTGGTATAGCGATGGGGCTTATGGTCAACCACTCTAAGCCTAGCGAATATGTGATATTGTCTGATATTCAAGACGCCGAAGACTTTGCTGGCGATATGGACTTTAAGGTAACCGGAACAGCTAAGGGTATCACTGCTTTGCAAATGGATATTAAGCTCAAGGGCCTTAGTCATGAGATACTCACATCTGCACTTATGCAGAGCAAATTAGGCCGCTCTGAAATACTAGATGCCATGCTTAAGGTCATTTCTAAGCCTCGCGAGGAACTAAGCCCCTTTGCACCTATAATAACCAAACTCCAGATTGACCCGAGTAAGATTAGAGAAGTAATAGGTAAGGGTGGCGAGACCATCCAGCGTATTACTTCAGAAACAGGTGTCGATATCGACATAGAAGATTCTGGCCTTGTAATGATATCGGGCTCTGATGCGGGAGCAGCCAAGGTAGCCAAAGAAATGATCGAATCAATAGTGGCCGATCCAGAGGTTGGAAGGATCTATGACGGTAGAGTAGTTAAGGTGATGGAATTTGGAGCATTCGTAGAGATCCTACCAGGCAAAGAAGGAATGGTTCATGTCAGCCAGATACGCGACGAACGAGTCGAGGATATACACTCGGAATTAAGTGAAGGTGATGAAGTTAAGGTCAAGCTTACCGAGATAGACGATCGGGGAAGATTAAACCTTTCCATTAAAGCCGCTAAGCAGTAG